One Nostoc sp. UHCC 0302 DNA window includes the following coding sequences:
- the urtD gene encoding urea ABC transporter ATP-binding protein UrtD — MNAKILETENVTVSFDGFKALNQLNFSMDVGELRVVIGPNGAGKTTFLDVITGKVQPTIGRVLFKGRNLRSLPEYKIARLGIGRKFQTPRIYLNLTPRENLEITSNKKKNVFSTLFERSNAIEKNNIKGLLETIGLTPKADIKAALLSHGEKQRLEIGMLVAQSPDLLLVDEPVAGLTDEETYNIGELLLALAQSHSILVIEHDMEFVRQIAKKVTVLHEGSVLCEGNFEEVQNDSRVIEVYLGKQEE; from the coding sequence ATGAACGCGAAAATATTGGAAACTGAAAATGTAACTGTTAGTTTTGACGGTTTTAAGGCACTAAATCAGCTTAACTTTAGTATGGATGTGGGTGAATTACGGGTAGTAATTGGCCCGAATGGTGCAGGAAAGACAACATTTTTGGATGTGATTACCGGGAAAGTGCAACCAACTATTGGGCGAGTTTTATTTAAAGGAAGAAATCTGCGTTCTTTACCTGAATATAAAATTGCCCGATTGGGAATTGGGCGCAAGTTTCAAACACCTCGAATCTACCTGAACCTAACGCCCCGTGAAAATTTAGAAATTACCAGTAACAAGAAGAAAAATGTTTTTTCTACTTTGTTTGAACGTTCTAATGCTATTGAAAAAAATAATATTAAAGGATTATTAGAAACCATTGGCTTAACGCCGAAGGCAGATATCAAAGCAGCCTTACTTTCTCACGGAGAAAAGCAGCGTTTAGAAATTGGGATGTTAGTAGCACAGTCACCTGATTTATTACTTGTTGATGAACCAGTTGCGGGTTTAACAGATGAAGAAACTTATAACATTGGCGAATTGCTTTTAGCACTAGCGCAGAGTCATTCAATTTTAGTAATTGAACACGATATGGAATTTGTGCGTCAAATTGCTAAGAAAGTAACAGTGTTGCATGAAGGTTCGGTGCTGTGCGAAGGAAATTTTGAAGAAGTGCAAAATGACTCTCGTGTAATTGAAGTATATCTGGGAAAACAGGAAGAATAA
- a CDS encoding M10 family metallopeptidase produces the protein MPRDTTLPVDNKPLTGNVYIDGILWGGKYYSSSGSSPTKIDYSFWNSTTASFDDAYDTNGITSTNPNDWSSEERNSLIKALDAWAAVANIQFVDAGDNKQSATLGIYNLNKTQFSNGDTLGAFSPPGESASGIGYFNRQGKGWKVSGMTPGDYGFITLIHELGHGLGLAHPHDNGGGSTIYPGVIKPFGSLGNFDLNQGIYTTMSYNDGFYKKDDLFNKDILDYGYQSTPMAFDIAAIQYLYGKNNSYKTGNDTYYLPTVNQSGTSYSCIWDAGGIDTISGISAQSDVTINLNDASLNTAQDGAGAGGYVSSAKGIFGGFTIANSVEIENAIGSNFNDQVIGNEFNNNLVGNDGEDRIDGGAGNDTVDGGNGSDRLIGRAGNDRLIGGAGNDFLFCDPGNDVLVGGIGKDGFIYNTDVAFARTSVGQDTISDFNHSQGDKIVLDTTTFTALSSTSDSSLAANDFAEIFSIFGIPLVGELVGELENAKIVYDSTNGSLYYNQNGTALGYGSGGLFATLSGAPTLAASDFYVGDVISFS, from the coding sequence ATGCCTCGCGATACTACTTTGCCTGTTGATAATAAGCCTTTGACAGGTAATGTTTACATTGATGGAATTCTCTGGGGTGGAAAGTATTATTCGTCTTCAGGTTCATCACCAACAAAGATTGATTACTCTTTCTGGAACTCCACAACCGCAAGTTTTGATGATGCCTACGATACGAATGGCATTACCTCCACAAATCCCAATGACTGGTCTTCTGAGGAAAGAAATTCTTTAATAAAAGCTCTGGACGCTTGGGCAGCAGTTGCTAATATTCAATTTGTAGATGCAGGGGATAATAAACAATCTGCTACTCTGGGCATCTATAACTTAAATAAGACTCAATTTTCTAATGGCGATACATTGGGAGCTTTCTCTCCTCCTGGAGAAAGTGCATCGGGAATAGGCTATTTTAATCGACAAGGAAAGGGTTGGAAAGTTTCTGGGATGACTCCAGGTGACTATGGTTTTATCACTTTAATTCATGAACTAGGACATGGATTAGGGCTGGCTCACCCTCACGATAATGGAGGAGGCTCGACGATTTACCCAGGGGTTATTAAACCTTTCGGAAGTTTAGGAAACTTTGATTTGAACCAGGGTATTTACACCACTATGTCCTACAATGATGGGTTTTACAAGAAGGATGACCTATTTAACAAGGACATACTAGACTACGGCTATCAAAGCACGCCTATGGCATTTGATATTGCCGCTATTCAATATCTTTACGGAAAAAATAATAGCTACAAGACTGGTAATGATACATACTACTTGCCTACTGTGAACCAATCTGGTACTAGTTACTCCTGTATTTGGGATGCTGGTGGAATTGACACAATTAGCGGTATAAGCGCACAATCCGATGTAACGATCAATCTGAATGATGCCTCCCTCAATACTGCTCAAGACGGGGCAGGTGCTGGTGGTTATGTGTCTTCCGCTAAGGGCATTTTTGGAGGATTTACCATTGCTAACAGCGTGGAGATTGAAAACGCTATCGGCTCTAATTTTAACGATCAAGTTATAGGTAATGAATTTAACAATAATTTGGTTGGCAATGATGGTGAAGATCGTATTGACGGCGGTGCTGGCAATGATACCGTCGATGGAGGCAATGGCAGCGACAGACTAATTGGTCGTGCTGGCAATGATAGGTTAATCGGTGGTGCTGGCAATGATTTTCTTTTTTGCGACCCTGGCAATGACGTTCTTGTTGGTGGTATCGGTAAAGACGGTTTTATTTACAATACAGACGTTGCTTTTGCCAGGACTAGTGTGGGTCAAGATACCATCAGCGACTTCAATCATTCCCAAGGTGACAAGATTGTACTTGATACGACTACCTTTACCGCACTCTCTTCTACCTCAGATAGTAGTTTAGCTGCCAATGATTTTGCAGAGATATTTAGCATTTTTGGTATACCACTGGTTGGAGAATTAGTTGGAGAATTAGAGAATGCTAAGATTGTCTACGATTCTACGAATGGGTCTTTGTACTACAACCAAAATGGTACAGCGCTTGGCTACGGTAGTGGTGGTCTATTTGCTACTCTTTCCGGTGCGCCAACTTTAGCAGCTAGTGATTTTTACGTGGGAGATGTAATTAGTTTTAGTTAA
- the ilvD gene encoding dihydroxy-acid dehydratase, with protein sequence MSENLRSKVVTQGVQRSPNRAMLRAVGFTDADFNKAIVGIANGYSTITPCNMGINQLAQRAETGVRSAGAMPQLFGTITISDGISMGTEGMKYSLVSREVIADSIETACTGQSMDGVLAIGGCDKNMPGAMLAMARMNIPAIFVYGGTIKPGHYNGRDLTVVSSFEAVGQYSAGKIDEKELLEVESRACPGAGSCGGMFTANTMSSAFEALGMSLPYSSTMAAEDAEKADSTEKSAFVLVEAIRKQILPRQIITRKSIENAISVIMAVGGSTNAVLHLLAIARAAEVELTLDDFETIRGRVPVICDLKPSGKYVATDLHKAGGIPQVMKMLLVHDLIHPDCITISGQTIAEILADIPAEPSPDQDVIRPWNNPLYAQGHLAILRGNLATEGAVAKITGVKKPVITGPARVFESEEASLEAILAGKIQPGDILVIRYEGPKGGPGMREMLAPTSAIIGAGLGDAVGLITDGRFSGGTYGMVVGHVAPEAAVGGAIALVEEGDSITIDAPARKLQLNVSDEELAYRRANWQPPAPRYTKGVLAKYAKLVSSSSIGAVTDLDLFND encoded by the coding sequence ATGTCGGAGAATTTAAGAAGCAAAGTTGTAACGCAAGGGGTGCAGCGATCGCCTAATAGAGCGATGCTGCGTGCAGTTGGTTTTACAGATGCAGATTTCAATAAAGCCATTGTGGGCATTGCCAATGGTTACAGTACAATTACCCCGTGTAATATGGGGATAAATCAACTAGCGCAAAGAGCAGAAACTGGTGTTAGAAGCGCTGGAGCAATGCCACAATTGTTCGGCACAATTACCATTAGCGACGGGATTTCGATGGGAACTGAAGGGATGAAATATTCCCTAGTATCGCGAGAAGTAATTGCCGACTCGATTGAAACCGCCTGTACTGGGCAGAGTATGGATGGTGTACTGGCTATTGGTGGTTGTGATAAAAATATGCCAGGCGCAATGCTGGCAATGGCCCGGATGAATATCCCTGCTATCTTTGTTTATGGTGGCACAATTAAACCCGGACACTACAACGGACGTGATTTAACTGTTGTCAGTTCTTTTGAAGCTGTCGGCCAATATAGTGCTGGAAAAATTGACGAGAAAGAACTATTAGAAGTTGAAAGTCGGGCTTGTCCTGGTGCTGGTTCCTGCGGGGGAATGTTCACAGCAAATACTATGTCTTCTGCATTTGAAGCGTTGGGGATGAGTTTGCCTTACTCCTCCACAATGGCAGCAGAAGATGCCGAAAAAGCTGATAGTACTGAAAAATCCGCATTTGTTTTAGTCGAAGCGATTCGCAAGCAAATCTTACCCCGCCAAATTATCACCCGCAAATCGATAGAAAATGCCATTTCTGTAATTATGGCGGTGGGTGGTTCGACAAATGCCGTGTTGCACCTATTGGCGATCGCTCGTGCTGCTGAGGTAGAGTTAACTCTGGACGACTTTGAAACTATCCGCGGTCGTGTACCAGTTATATGCGATTTAAAACCGAGCGGTAAGTATGTAGCTACAGATTTGCACAAAGCTGGCGGTATTCCGCAAGTCATGAAGATGTTACTTGTGCATGATTTGATACACCCAGATTGCATTACCATCAGCGGACAAACAATTGCCGAAATCTTAGCAGATATCCCAGCAGAACCATCACCTGACCAAGATGTAATCCGGCCTTGGAATAACCCGTTGTATGCTCAAGGTCACTTAGCTATCCTCAGAGGTAATCTAGCTACTGAAGGTGCAGTCGCCAAAATTACAGGGGTGAAAAAGCCAGTAATTACCGGCCCCGCACGCGTATTTGAATCAGAAGAAGCTTCTTTAGAGGCAATTTTAGCGGGTAAGATTCAACCAGGCGATATTCTTGTGATTCGCTACGAAGGGCCCAAGGGTGGCCCAGGTATGCGGGAAATGTTGGCTCCCACCTCGGCAATTATCGGTGCTGGTTTGGGTGATGCGGTAGGATTAATTACCGACGGAAGATTTTCTGGCGGTACTTACGGCATGGTGGTTGGTCACGTTGCACCAGAAGCCGCAGTTGGCGGTGCGATCGCTCTTGTAGAAGAAGGCGATAGTATTACTATTGATGCACCTGCACGCAAATTGCAGTTGAATGTATCTGATGAAGAATTAGCTTATCGTCGTGCTAATTGGCAACCTCCTGCACCGCGTTACACTAAAGGCGTATTGGCTAAATATGCCAAGTTGGTATCTTCTAGCAGTATTGGTGCGGTAACAGATTTAGATTTATTTAATGATTAG
- the urtE gene encoding urea ABC transporter ATP-binding subunit UrtE has product MLKISNLNVYYGESHILRNVDLSVPSGQMVCLIGRNGVGKTTLLKTIIGLLKPRSGTINLAEELINSKSPDQRAKLGIGYVPQGREIIPRLTVKENLLLGLEARKKPVKKAEIPEEVFSLFPVLKTMLSRMGGDLSGGQQQQLAIARALMGQPQLLVLDEPTEGIQPSIILEIEAAVRRIIETTGISVLLVEQHLHFVRQADYYYAMQKGGIVASGSTDELSQDVIQRFLAV; this is encoded by the coding sequence ATGCTAAAAATTTCTAACCTCAATGTTTACTACGGTGAAAGCCACATTCTCCGCAATGTAGATTTAAGCGTACCATCTGGGCAAATGGTCTGCCTAATTGGACGCAATGGTGTGGGTAAAACCACCCTACTCAAAACCATCATAGGTTTACTCAAACCCCGTAGCGGTACTATTAACTTAGCTGAAGAATTAATTAACTCAAAATCTCCCGATCAAAGGGCAAAGTTAGGAATCGGTTATGTTCCCCAAGGACGAGAGATTATCCCCCGTTTGACAGTCAAAGAAAATCTGTTGTTGGGGTTAGAAGCTAGAAAGAAACCAGTAAAAAAAGCAGAAATTCCAGAAGAAGTTTTTAGCTTATTCCCGGTGTTGAAAACGATGCTTTCACGGATGGGTGGTGATTTGAGTGGGGGACAGCAGCAACAATTAGCGATCGCACGTGCTTTAATGGGACAGCCTCAATTACTCGTATTAGATGAACCTACAGAAGGAATTCAACCCTCAATAATCTTAGAAATTGAAGCCGCAGTCCGTCGCATCATAGAAACCACAGGCATTTCTGTCTTATTGGTAGAACAACATTTGCACTTTGTCCGTCAGGCTGATTACTATTACGCTATGCAAAAAGGCGGTATAGTCGCATCTGGTTCTACAGACGAACTTAGCCAAGATGTGATTCAAAGGTTTTTGGCTGTTTAA
- a CDS encoding TenA family protein — protein sequence MILSNELWTANQDLAQACLEHPFVQGIGDGTLEQKKFAYYVGQDAFFLEAFARAYSIAAAKAPDWLGFTTFHHLASGVLAELQLHDSYASQWGVNLQSVEPGAATRRYTDFLLATAWGGDVGLIAAAMSPCMRLYAFLGEQLANDGIPNHQYADWIRTYSSVDFQPLAQQLESLVDNYATTNSIVHSTYRYAMFCEHDFFQAAWIL from the coding sequence ATGATTTTATCCAACGAATTGTGGACAGCTAATCAAGACTTAGCCCAAGCTTGTCTAGAGCATCCTTTTGTGCAAGGTATTGGAGATGGTACTCTTGAGCAGAAGAAATTTGCTTATTATGTAGGGCAAGATGCTTTTTTTTTAGAAGCTTTTGCCCGTGCTTACAGCATTGCCGCAGCTAAAGCACCAGACTGGTTAGGTTTCACTACATTTCATCACCTAGCTAGTGGAGTTTTGGCAGAACTGCAACTACATGACAGTTATGCTTCCCAATGGGGAGTTAATCTGCAATCTGTAGAACCAGGAGCCGCTACCCGTCGCTATACTGACTTTTTGTTAGCTACCGCTTGGGGTGGGGATGTAGGTTTAATCGCTGCGGCGATGTCTCCATGTATGCGTCTCTATGCTTTTTTAGGAGAGCAATTAGCTAATGATGGCATCCCCAATCATCAATATGCAGACTGGATTCGTACTTACAGCAGTGTAGATTTTCAACCACTGGCACAACAATTAGAAAGTTTAGTTGACAATTATGCCACTACCAACTCTATTGTGCATTCCACTTACCGTTATGCGATGTTCTGTGAGCATGATTTTTTCCAAGCTGCATGGATTTTATAG
- a CDS encoding S8 family serine peptidase, whose product MLLKYSSSGLFVQIRYRVKNQGVGNGIASATKFYLSKDKLLSNNDVFLGDESVSSVAANAYTSLIVSFNININLAAGNYYLLYQADGYDNVIESNENNNIFAKAITIKNNYSSTDGYGLIDAAAAAVARATGQSTFADVPNLGGYNWGADLIKASEVWAKGYTGKGITVAVVDSGVDRNHPDLSSNIWKNTKEIAGNGKDDDRNGYIDDVYGWNFDGNNNNTLDKNGHGTHVAGTIAGVKNGFGVTGIAYNAKIMPVKVLGDDGLGSETAIANGIRYAVDNGANVINLSLGQDDPNNYLESAVQYASNKGAIVIMAAGNESRSQPYYPGNYAKNWGLTVGAVDKYDHIAKFSNLSGANLNAYVTAPGVGVYSTLPGNKYGSLNGTSMATPHVAGVIALMLSAKKGLTDAQVRQIVTASAENSLIA is encoded by the coding sequence ATATTACTAAAATATAGTAGTAGTGGATTATTCGTTCAAATCAGATATCGGGTAAAAAACCAAGGTGTTGGTAATGGTATTGCTAGTGCCACTAAGTTTTATTTATCAAAAGATAAGCTTCTGAGTAATAATGATGTATTTTTAGGAGATGAATCTGTTAGTAGTGTTGCGGCAAATGCTTACACTTCGCTGATAGTTTCATTCAATATTAATATTAACTTGGCAGCAGGGAATTATTATCTTTTATATCAAGCAGATGGCTATGATAATGTCATTGAAAGTAATGAAAATAATAATATTTTTGCCAAAGCTATTACTATCAAGAACAATTATAGCTCCACTGATGGTTACGGTTTGATTGATGCAGCAGCAGCAGCAGTTGCCAGAGCTACTGGTCAGAGTACCTTTGCTGATGTTCCTAACCTCGGTGGTTATAATTGGGGAGCAGATTTGATTAAAGCTTCAGAAGTCTGGGCAAAAGGATATACAGGTAAGGGAATTACTGTTGCTGTTGTGGATAGTGGTGTCGATCGCAATCATCCCGACTTAAGCAGTAATATTTGGAAGAATACCAAAGAAATTGCTGGTAACGGCAAGGATGACGATCGCAACGGCTATATTGATGATGTTTACGGTTGGAACTTTGATGGCAATAATAACAACACCTTAGATAAAAACGGTCATGGGACTCATGTTGCTGGTACGATCGCAGGAGTGAAAAATGGCTTTGGTGTAACTGGCATTGCATATAATGCCAAAATTATGCCAGTGAAAGTTTTAGGTGATGATGGCTTAGGCTCCGAGACTGCGATCGCTAATGGCATTCGTTATGCTGTGGACAATGGGGCAAATGTCATTAACCTTAGCCTTGGTCAAGATGATCCTAATAATTACCTAGAATCAGCTGTGCAGTATGCTAGCAACAAAGGGGCAATTGTGATCATGGCAGCAGGGAATGAGAGCCGCTCACAACCATACTATCCTGGTAACTATGCAAAGAACTGGGGACTTACTGTAGGTGCAGTCGATAAGTATGACCATATCGCTAAATTCTCTAATTTATCTGGTGCTAACCTAAATGCTTACGTCACAGCCCCTGGAGTAGGCGTTTACTCAACACTTCCTGGTAATAAGTACGGTTCTTTGAACGGAACATCTATGGCTACTCCCCATGTTGCAGGAGTCATAGCCTTGATGCTTAGTGCTAAAAAAGGTCTAACAGATGCCCAAGTGCGTCAGATTGTCACAGCAAGCGCAGAAAATAGTTTAATAGCCTAG
- the urtC gene encoding urea ABC transporter permease subunit UrtC, translating into MRKKGGGLFIEVGVVVAIALILILIMPVVLSEFRLNLLGRFLSLAIVALGIDLIWGYTGLLSLGHGIFFGLGGYAIAMYLKLQVPTGELPDFMGLYGVTELPWFWQPFYSFPVAVAAVVIIPSLLAGLLGYLVFRNRIKGVYFSILTQAAIIVFFNFFNGQQQLFNGTNGLIDFTTFFGATVSDAKTQFVFYILTVVFLAATYGVCRWLTSGRFGRLLIAIRDDESRVRFSGYDPTDFKVLVFAVSGAIAGIAGAFYTLQSGSVSPRAMDIAFSIEMVIWVAVGGRATLIGAIAGTLLVNYARTFLSEQFAEIWLFFQGALFLIVVTVLPDGIVGWLRSQNVAFFNRRQEISTYPTLEEDPEVQHERENIGN; encoded by the coding sequence ATGAGGAAGAAGGGAGGAGGGTTATTTATTGAGGTGGGGGTGGTGGTGGCGATCGCACTCATCCTAATATTGATTATGCCAGTGGTACTGTCGGAGTTTCGTTTGAATTTGTTGGGGCGGTTTTTGTCGCTGGCGATTGTGGCTTTGGGTATTGATTTGATTTGGGGTTATACTGGTTTACTAAGTTTGGGACATGGAATTTTCTTCGGGTTGGGTGGATATGCGATCGCAATGTACCTGAAGTTGCAAGTTCCTACTGGTGAGTTACCTGATTTCATGGGACTTTATGGCGTCACGGAACTTCCCTGGTTTTGGCAACCTTTTTATTCTTTTCCGGTAGCTGTCGCTGCTGTAGTGATTATTCCCAGTTTATTAGCGGGATTATTAGGATATTTAGTATTTCGTAATCGCATCAAAGGCGTTTATTTTTCTATCTTGACTCAAGCCGCAATTATTGTATTTTTCAATTTTTTTAACGGGCAACAACAACTTTTCAATGGTACGAATGGACTGATAGATTTTACAACTTTCTTTGGGGCAACGGTAAGCGATGCCAAAACACAGTTTGTCTTTTATATCTTGACGGTGGTGTTTCTCGCAGCTACATACGGAGTTTGTCGTTGGTTAACAAGTGGGCGCTTTGGCAGATTATTGATAGCGATTCGTGATGATGAAAGTCGGGTAAGATTCTCTGGCTATGATCCTACAGATTTTAAAGTTTTGGTGTTTGCAGTTTCAGGTGCGATCGCAGGCATAGCAGGAGCATTTTACACCCTTCAAAGTGGTTCTGTATCACCTAGAGCAATGGATATTGCCTTTTCAATTGAAATGGTAATTTGGGTAGCGGTAGGCGGACGCGCTACTTTAATTGGGGCGATTGCGGGAACTTTGTTAGTAAATTATGCCCGCACTTTTTTAAGCGAACAATTTGCCGAAATCTGGCTATTTTTCCAAGGTGCGCTATTTTTGATAGTTGTCACAGTCCTTCCTGACGGTATCGTGGGATGGTTGCGTAGCCAGAATGTTGCTTTTTTCAACCGCCGTCAAGAAATTTCTACATATCCCACCTTGGAAGAAGACCCCGAAGTGCAACATGAACGCGAAAATATTGGAAACTGA
- a CDS encoding PEP-CTERM sorting domain-containing protein, whose amino-acid sequence MKLTKKTVVFVSGITIVFVSNAVITSIYTPAAQAAEIINYNSDEPFYTLPSNSIVINGGFELDQNAIPDPVDNFLYINNPNITGWTKSNNPADEWITVISGRSHSGNQNLRGGGYENFGYISQNLNTIPGQQYELNYYLKTQDQAELVDNKFQTFLGGEKISEVTNLLDKPFDFTPPYDYTTYTQYAYKFLATSESTELKFGYRNPIGFFFLDDVSVKPVPEPLTLGGTAVAGLLGFWLKNKRKQATN is encoded by the coding sequence ATGAAATTAACTAAAAAAACTGTAGTTTTTGTTTCTGGAATAACTATAGTCTTTGTGAGTAATGCTGTGATTACTAGTATTTATACTCCAGCAGCGCAAGCAGCAGAAATCATTAACTATAATTCAGATGAACCCTTCTATACTTTACCTTCTAACAGTATTGTTATTAATGGAGGGTTTGAATTAGACCAAAATGCTATCCCTGATCCTGTTGATAATTTTCTATACATTAATAATCCTAATATTACAGGATGGACTAAATCTAATAATCCGGCAGATGAATGGATTACTGTTATTAGTGGTCGTAGTCATAGTGGTAACCAAAATTTAAGGGGTGGCGGCTATGAAAATTTTGGCTATATCTCACAAAATCTTAATACAATTCCTGGTCAGCAATACGAACTTAATTACTATTTAAAAACTCAAGATCAGGCAGAGTTAGTTGATAATAAATTTCAGACATTTTTAGGTGGCGAAAAGATTTCTGAGGTAACAAATCTCCTTGACAAACCCTTCGACTTCACACCACCATACGATTACACTACATACACACAGTATGCATACAAGTTTCTAGCCACATCAGAATCTACAGAGTTAAAGTTTGGTTATAGGAATCCTATTGGTTTTTTCTTCTTAGATGATGTAAGTGTTAAGCCTGTCCCTGAACCGTTAACTCTTGGGGGAACAGCAGTTGCTGGTTTGCTAGGATTTTGGCTCAAAAACAAAAGGAAGCAAGCAACTAATTAG
- the modA gene encoding molybdate ABC transporter substrate-binding protein yields the protein MFRTQRRRFIALISMAVTSLILVIGLQFVNLSPGAAQSTTTLNVYAAISLTNAFNEIKSQYQLSNPNVNIVYTYGASGTLLNQIESGAPADIFVSAAVDQINTLQNEGKLVSGSRKNIARNRLVLIVPTTAPVNAGSAALTSFNGLTNSNIRGIAIGDSAIVPAGKYATQVFNFRGISNQVQSKLVLASNVRNALTGVENKSLSGRTIDAGVVYTTDANISNKVRVVETAAQQEHDAIVYPLGILTRSTVKSTAQAFSTYLSGTTAQNILIKYKFGKP from the coding sequence ATGTTCCGAACCCAAAGAAGACGATTTATTGCTTTGATTAGTATGGCAGTTACTAGCTTGATACTAGTAATTGGCTTGCAGTTTGTTAACTTATCACCTGGAGCAGCCCAGTCTACAACCACGCTGAACGTGTATGCTGCGATTAGCTTAACAAACGCGTTTAATGAGATTAAGTCTCAGTACCAGTTAAGTAACCCAAATGTAAATATTGTCTATACATATGGTGCTTCTGGTACATTGCTCAACCAAATAGAATCAGGAGCGCCAGCAGATATCTTCGTTTCTGCTGCCGTAGATCAAATAAATACCTTGCAAAACGAAGGTAAATTAGTTTCAGGTAGCCGTAAGAATATAGCCAGAAATCGTCTAGTTTTGATTGTTCCTACAACTGCTCCTGTTAATGCTGGTAGTGCTGCTCTTACTAGTTTCAATGGTTTAACAAATAGCAATATTAGAGGCATTGCTATAGGTGATTCTGCAATTGTTCCCGCAGGTAAATATGCCACACAAGTTTTCAATTTCCGAGGAATTTCTAACCAAGTCCAGTCTAAATTAGTACTTGCTAGTAATGTCCGTAACGCATTGACTGGGGTTGAAAACAAAAGTCTTTCAGGTAGAACTATTGATGCAGGTGTAGTTTATACCACCGATGCCAACATTTCTAATAAAGTGAGAGTTGTAGAAACTGCTGCACAACAAGAGCATGACGCTATTGTATATCCACTAGGTATACTCACCAGAAGCACGGTTAAATCAACAGCGCAGGCTTTTTCTACATATTTAAGTGGTACTACAGCACAGAATATCCTCATTAAATATAAATTTGGTAAGCCTTGA
- a CDS encoding PEP-CTERM sorting domain-containing protein, with protein sequence MKLAKKLGIFVSGITTTFASTVVIASAYIPAVQAAEIGSKWNPKYEVAGDDIVYNGSFELDSLVDPNNPNVNNPNITGWSKSGDPLDTSLSQISNYPKSGYQSLSLANVVGPAAISQTLDTTKNQYYRLSYYLVAEEDASTANNLFEVFAGKNKLFSTENITYQPFTLYQFDFKAKDTTTLLTFNYENQAGFFYLDDVSVRPLIKSKDGSYEPVPEPFTVGGTAVAGLLGIWLKRKQTASLKES encoded by the coding sequence ATGAAATTAGCTAAAAAACTCGGAATTTTTGTTTCTGGTATTACTACCACCTTCGCTAGTACAGTTGTTATTGCTAGCGCTTATATTCCAGCAGTACAAGCAGCAGAGATTGGTAGTAAATGGAATCCTAAATATGAAGTAGCTGGTGATGATATTGTTTATAACGGCTCATTTGAACTCGACTCACTTGTAGACCCTAACAATCCCAATGTTAATAATCCCAACATTACAGGATGGAGTAAGTCTGGTGACCCACTAGATACATCGCTGAGCCAAATTAGTAATTATCCTAAAAGTGGTTATCAGTCTTTATCACTTGCCAATGTTGTAGGCCCCGCTGCCATATCGCAAACTCTTGATACAACTAAGAATCAATATTATCGACTTAGCTACTATTTAGTAGCTGAAGAAGATGCATCCACTGCCAATAATCTATTTGAAGTATTTGCTGGAAAGAACAAGTTGTTCTCGACAGAAAACATTACTTATCAACCCTTCACACTGTATCAATTCGATTTTAAAGCGAAAGATACAACTACACTGTTAACATTCAATTATGAAAATCAAGCAGGCTTTTTCTACTTAGATGATGTTAGTGTCAGACCGCTGATTAAATCTAAGGATGGAAGTTATGAGCCTGTTCCCGAACCGTTCACGGTTGGAGGAACAGCAGTTGCAGGTTTACTAGGAATCTGGCTGAAGAGAAAGCAAACTGCTAGCTTGAAAGAATCTTAA